The genomic window GTTCAGCCGCGTCATTTCGCGGGCGGCATGGTGGGCGCAGACGTGGGCGGTCTCGTGGGCCATCACACCCGCAAGCTCGGCCTCTTCGTCGGCGGCGAGGATGAGGCCGCTGTTGACGTAGAAGAAACCGCCGGGAAGCGCCATGGCGTTGATCTCGTCGGAGTCGATGACCTTGATGGTGAAGGGAACCTTGCAGTCAGAGTTTTTGACGATGTTCTGACCGATGCGGTTGACGTACTCGTTGATGACGGGATCGGTGACCATGTGGGCCGACTTCTCGATCTCCATGGAGTACTGCTTGCCGGTGCGGATCTCCCAGTCGGTGGAGTACCAGTTGCCCATGCCGCGGCCGCCGATGTTGCGGTCGCCTACAGCGCTGACATCGTCTTCGCTGCCCTTTTTAATGTGGGGATCGAGGTCTTCACCGGGCGATGGCAGGGAGTCGGTCTTGGCGGCAGCTTTTGCCGCAGCGGCCTTGCTCTCTTCAGGAGTCGCAGTGGGCTTGCCGGGGATGGGTGACTCGGTCGGCATCTTCGAGGACGGCGACGGTGTCTGGGTTTGAACCTGGGCAAAAGCTGCTGGGGCGACGACGAGAAGGGCGGCCAGGGCAAGTTGCATGACGGGTCGCATGGGGGGGTCTCCTGATGGGTTGCCTCCCTGCAGGGAGACGCAACTCAACACTTCATTTGACGTAGTATGCGCCTTTTAAGGGAGCAATGGATAGTGGGTGGCCACCTGTGAAAGAACCCTGAAATTTCACCAAAGGAAGAATTTACAGAGACACAACGAGAAAGGACGCGTAATTTTGTAACGCGGAATATTGGAAGGAGCTTTGGATGCGTGGATTCTGGTTGCGGGTGGTGGTGTGTGCGTTGTTCGCAGGGCTGCAATGTAGTGCAGGACACGCCGAGGGACGGCTGCTGGCGGCAGCGAAATTGCAATGCGATGCGACGACGCAACCGCTGGCCGTGGAAGAGGTTGCACCGCAGTTGGAGTGGAGGCTGGCGGCGTCAAGCAACAATATGCGCGGCGTTGGGCAAAGTGCCTACCGCGTGCTGGTGGCTTCTTCGCAGAAGGCACTGGACGCGGGACAAGGCGATATGTGGGACAGCGGACGGGTAGCATCGGGCGACAGCTTTGGAGTCGTCTACGGGGGAAAGCCGTTGGCGGCAGAGAAGACTTATCTCTGGAAGGTGATGGTCTGGGACGAACACGGGGATGCTGCGCCGTGGAGCGCGGTGGCGCGTTGGACGATGGCTCCGACAGAGTGGACGGGCAAATGGATTGCACAGGCTGGCGCAACCAAC from Granulicella sp. L56 includes these protein-coding regions:
- a CDS encoding M48 family metallopeptidase, whose translation is MRPVMQLALAALLVVAPAAFAQVQTQTPSPSSKMPTESPIPGKPTATPEESKAAAAKAAAKTDSLPSPGEDLDPHIKKGSEDDVSAVGDRNIGGRGMGNWYSTDWEIRTGKQYSMEIEKSAHMVTDPVINEYVNRIGQNIVKNSDCKVPFTIKVIDSDEINAMALPGGFFYVNSGLILAADEEAELAGVMAHETAHVCAHHAAREMTRLNYMQIGSVPLIIFTQGSWTGYGIYEASQLAIPVTFLQFSRNFEAEADWLGLQYMYKAGYDPQAFIQFFEKLDALEKHKPGTLAKVFSDHPQTPDRIGRSEDEIATIMPPRLDYIVTTSEFDDVKARLARLENKRKLNDKNGGSKPTLRRVGGTNNDPNSPNNPANSGDDRPTLSRRD